Within Melospiza georgiana isolate bMelGeo1 chromosome 21, bMelGeo1.pri, whole genome shotgun sequence, the genomic segment CtcccttgtccctgccctgccaggtgtctggagcagcaggggcCGGGACCCTCTGTAGCATCTGAGACCTTCTGTAGGATTTGGGACCCTCTGCAGGGTTTGTgtccctctgcttctgctgtgtctcctgctgctgtgcagatcCTCCAGCCTCTCTGGCTATTCAGGGAGCTGGAAGGAATTGTGGCTCCTCTCCCCTCTGCTGGTGGATCCTGCAGAACCTCCTGGGGGATCTGGGTTCCTTTGGGGTTTTGCTTCAGCCCAGGCTCCTCTAGGGCTGTGCTTTACCCACTTTGTGCTCTTGGGTCACTCTTTGGACAGGGAGGTGATGCAGAGACCTGGGACCTGCCTTGCTGGGCTCAGCTGGAAATTCCTGCTCCTTTTTCCCTGGGATGACGTGGATGGAGCACAAAGTTCATTTTCACACTGGAGGGAAGCCACTGACAGGGGTGAAATCCTCTGGGAAGTACAAGAAAGTGTTTGCTTTCAAGGCTGATCAacaggggctggaggagggcagggaacCTCCTGGAGGAGCTCCTGGCTGCCCTCAGCGGTTGAAGAAGAAGGACTTGAGGCTCTGCAGGAACTGGGACTTctgcctctgcttctgcttcttgcGGATGATGGGGATCCACACCAGGCCGCACACCAGGAGCATCAGTCCCAGGGACAGGAAGGCTGGGCCGGACATCTTGTAGACCTTCTTGTGCTCCTCGAGGAAGCAGGCCAGGCTGGTGATGACCACCCCGAAGAGGAAGATGGCCACTCCCACGGCCACCACCACCAGGGGCTTGCGGTAAATGTCCCACCTgctcctgggggtgctgctggtcCACACGGACTCGCTGCGGGAGGAGCTCATGCACAGCGTGCTGCCCGTGCTGCTGGCCatcagctccctgccctggggacactgctcgCTGCCATCCGGGCTCCTGGCGGGCTCCTCCatggtgctgggagcaggaggacacctgcagggacaaaagagaaagcagggcaagggatggagggagttGCAGCTCGTTTGGGGGTCCCCAGGTGTGGGAGCATTGGGGGTAGGAGgtttgggatggatggagatgagaggTCTCTGAAGCCAGGGcttggaacttggggtttattgcaaagggcctgtGGTTTATTCAAAGGGCCTGTGGTTTATTCAAAGGGCCTGGgacctgctgggagctgccagccacagctcagagcaggccccaaagagggagagaggggtaaagagaaggaaagcaagAGCGTGGTaaagagagaatgagagagtaaaagagagGATCAGAGGGCgaggttcccgttacaatacagTGAATCTTCTTCTGGTcatggaacttggggtttattgcaaagggcctgggacctgctgggagctgcagccacagctcagagcaggtcCGAGAGAAAagaggggtagagaggatgaAAAGGTAAGAGggtaaaagggtaagagagcgaagttcctgttacaataccataaatcttcttctgtgttgaatattctgattctcactgaccaatctagtacaatatacaaatcctagagcatttccatacagcctataagaatcattacattcccATACTGTGTTACCCttaaaaaccctaaaaactcctctttgggccccttcttCCAAGCCTAAAAGCTACTCATTggaaaccctaaaaactcctctttggagTAGCTTCAAACCCTAAAAACtactctttgggccccttctgccaagcgAGGAGGGTCTAGCTTCAGCAATGGGATTACAGATCCATGATACCTCAGGGGAGGATCAGGCTTGAAATAAACCCTACATTTTCGGGGGGTGAGGCAGAGCAAACCATTTAACTGAAATGTAACACCACAGGAGGATGCTGGCCTTTGGTCATCAGTGAGCGCAGCCCAGATGGAGGTgcagggggttttggggtcactgcagggaaaggggagcaTCACAGCCTTGAAAGGGtggagcaggcagtgggatCCTGCAGAGGGATGGGCAGAAGGATGGGCAGTGCCACcactgcagtgcccagcacagctctccccAAGCACCAcactgttgcagacatcttttctgaaaaatcctttccttaggatttttcctcctgagaagctgtgaggcctcaggaacaaaatgtaaacaatggttatctgctgctgtggaatgcaacaggtgcatctgggattggtctcatgtggttgtttctaataaatggccaatcacagtcagatggctcgggctctctgtcggagacagaagcctttgttatcattctttcctattctcttcttagctagccttctgatgaaatcctttctttctattcttttatatagttttaatgtaatatatataataaaataataaattggccttctgaaacatggagtcagatcctcgtctcttccctcatccaagaacccctgtgagcactgtcACACCACACAGACCTGTAGCCCCCTGGGCTTTGATCCAGGGCAGGGACCCAAACCCCTCAGGGCTGGGTTttctctgctcagcagggctggcactccAGGAGATGCCACCACACAGGTGGTGCCAGGCTGGCCGTGCTCCCAGGTGGGCAGGAGGTGACCccagagccctgtcctggggctgctgatCCATGTGGGAGCAAATTCCACctcagggcagccaggctgaggctgcagagctggcacagctccagggctggaggaacctgcccagagctgggctcagtgcCCACCTGGGGCTGCTGATGGATGGGTGCCAGCcagcacctccctccctccctccttcacctgtgtccctgccagctccgTGGTTACTCTGAGGAGAGGCAGAGTaattttacaattattttacagtaattttaCAATTTGGTCCCCTCAGCACAgtcactgctgcagagctggtgtATTGACATCTTTTGGGGTGTTCCAGGATGTTTCTGCCAGGCTTGGACAAACAAGCACCAAACAAAAGTCAAGAGCCGTGCACAGGATTTGCAGCTCTCCAGTCTGGAGTTCTCACTGCTCTCTGTTGAAACAGGAAACAGGGAAAGGGCAAGGGAGACATTTCTGatagagaatcccagaatcctgatagagaatcccagaatcctgtaggctggaaaagccctctgagcccttccagccccagctgtgccctatCCCtaccctgtcccagcccagagctctcagtgccacctccaggaattCCCTGGACACCTTCAGGGATGGACactccaaccctccctgggcatttccagtgcctgagctccctttccatggggaaattcctgctgtgcccaccctgagccccccagctgcagctctgcagggaggtgcCCAAATCCCGAGCAATTCCAGGTGCCCCCATCTGCCTCACTCAGAgcactgctgccttctgctcctcctcttccagaGCACTCCAGCATTCCCTgacattttttgtctttgtcctCCTAAGGTGCATCACAGAGAGGTTTTATGACCAAGCCGCCGTCTGATTTTAATTTGGGTTTGTGCTTGGAAGTTTGCTTTGTTCTCTGGAATAATCCCACACCTCAGCAGCCCAAAACTCCCTGTGCTGTTCCATCTTTCAGGgatcccattccctgtgtgctgccacCCTGATTGtgcacccagggcagcagctctgcccctctgtgtgcacagcattgatgccaggctgctgcaggaaccagagctgcctttcagctctgcctttccacCAGAGAGGATTTATTCCCCCTTTCATTTCCTGGCAGAACCACCCTCTCACCGCaattcccagcccctgctcatTTTCCCAGCActtcctggcacagcctggtttGCAGCCACCTTTTGCCACTGCTGGCTGATGAAGGATTTCACtccctgcccagagggaggatctgcagctcctgggagagcTAATGCAATTCCAGCggctgctgtgcccctgctccatcccagcccatcacAGATGTGCTCTGCATGCAcggagcagcctggcagcagagtGCTATCGGGTTTCTCCCGGATTTTTAGCCATTGTTGGAAGCAGACAATCAGCAGATGAGTCTTTGCTGTGCTGAGAACGCCTCCAGAGCACGTCTCAGATTTCACATCTGGTGTTctggagccctgggcagctctcaCTGCCGGGgtctctccttcccctctccctcagGGAGACCCTCCTGGGCTTCTCCTCCCTTTGCTCTCCCAGTGCTTTGTGTGGTGAGGTTTGGGCTCTGAACTGGGAAATCTCGGGGGGCTCCTTGCTGGGGAAGGAGTTTTCAAGTTTATAATGAATTTTCATTCTCAGGAGGAGTTCAGGCTCTCTGCTCCTGAGTAGATGTAGATTGTTATGGGGATTAAACTACTAGGAAGGAGGTTTTGACTGTGTCTGTGGTGGTGTTGGGGGTGTTCTTGAGGTTGTCAGACACAAGCACAGCCCAGCTTTGGTCTGCAAAGATCAGTTccagtgccctgcagagcctgggctgggaccCTGAGGGTTGGTTTGTCCTTCAGCAGGAGATGTGTCCAGCCTGGCACCCCAACAGGCACCAGATCCTCTCTGGGTCCAGCTGGGACTAAAAACCCTGGGGAATGGAGGAagatttccctgctgctctggagtgTCTCAGTTGGACCCTTGATCTGGTCCTGGTGTTCAGTGTCAGTGCAGGAGCCCCAGAGGACAATGTCAGTGCAGGGccccctggctctgtgtgtgccagctgaagggctttgctgctctggggcatccctgtgcccatggGACTGGAGGGGAGGAGGCTGCTGCACTCAGGGACCTGCACAAACCCAGCAGAAACTTCTCCTGGGATGTTCTGCTGGCCAAATTTCATCAGGAGTGGCAGTtccagggagagagaggaacGTTCAGGgacccagcctgcccagggtgCGCAGGAAAGCCAGGAAGGCGGAGATGGAggtgaagatgaagatgaagcCCCCGTgaagagcagccccacagccccgtctggctggggcactgcccatggggaggtgctgagggcacagcacCCAAACCCCCAGAGGGAAACAGCACCAAAGCCCCGGGAGGGAGTGCTGAGCcactgcccaccctgtgcctctgcccactctgtgcctctgcctactctgtgcctctgcccaccctgtgcctctgcccacgctgtgcctctgcccaccctgtgcctctgcccactCTGTGCCACTGCCCACTCTGTGCCACTGCCCACGCTGTGCCaatgcccaccctgtgcctctgcccaccctgtgcctctgcccaccctgtgtcactgcccaccctgtgcctctgcccactCTATGCcactgcccaccctgtgcctctgcccacgctgtgccactgcccactctgtgccactgcccaccctgtgcctctgcccaccctgtgcctctgcccaCGCTGTGCCGCTGCCCACgctgtgcctctgcccactctgtgcctctgcctaccctgtgcctctgcccaccctgtgcctctgcccactctgtgcctctgcctactctgtgcctctgcccaccctgtgcctctgcccactctgtgccactgcccaccctgtgtcactgcccaccctgtgcctctgcccactCTATGCCACTGCCCACTCTGTGcctctgcccaccctgtgcctctgcccaccctgtgtcactgcccaccctgtgcctctgcccaTGCTGAGCCACTGCCCATGCTGTGcctctgcccaccctgtgccactgcccaCGCTGTGCCAATGCCCACGCTGTGcctctgcccaccctgtgcctctgcccaCGCTGAGcctctgcccaccctgtgcctctgcccaCGCTGAGCCTCTGCCCATGCTGTGcctctgcccaccctgtgcctctgcccaCGCTGTGCCACTGCCCGCTCTGTGCCACTGCCCgctctgtgcctctgcccaccctgtgccactgcccacgctgtgcctgctgtgcccaggggtggtggcactggcagTCCCTGAGCAGGCACTGAGTGACCCCAGCACCGCCAGCCccagccttgtgctgctgtgggctctgctgggctccgttaggtggggacaggacagggaggctgtgtgtgcagggtgggTGCCGAGCCCCGTTCCTGTCCCCGTGCCCCTGCTCACCCCGgagccaggagcaggctggcagtgcctccatgggcagctgtccctgcagagaggCCGCTGCTGCCCCGGGACCCTGCAGGGTATCAGAGCATCTCACCTCCCCTCCACACCCCACAAACCCCCTGGGATGGAGCCAGAGGCACAGTCCCCTTGCTGCTGgagtgcagcagggctgggctggggcctgcatccctcaggagcagctgggctggcccAGAGCCCTCAGGGACCAGGGAGCACCTGCTGAGCCTTTGTGGGGCTCAGGAGGGGATGACCCCACCTCGCCCTGCTGGACCCCGTCCCTCTCCACCCTGGGACACCCTGGTACTCACGtgatgggcagggagggatggatggctgcagcaggggccCCTTGTCCACGGGCAGGCTCAGCCCAAGCCCCTCATCCCTCTGGGTGGtgtctgctgggctctgctggctctaATAAACAATGGAGCATCCCGGCTCCGATGATCTCACCAGCCCATCAGGACAGGCTTTAACCCCTTGtgttcctgccctggctccgggctgggagggctgcaggggaggctggggtgggaggcagggcagggcctgcagatggagcccagagctggggcttgGTGCTGATCCAGGCCTGGATCATCAGCAAGTTCCTGAAGCATCTCTGAAGTGCAATTTCTGCCCTCTCAGAGCATGGAATCGTGGCCAGGGACTGCAAAGTGCTTTGAAGCTCATCAGAGGCATTAGAGGGATGCAAGGTATTAGCAATTATCTATTAATTAACATCCTGAGTCCATTACAGCGAGGAGGATGGGAGCAGAGAGGTGGTTCTGGAAACACTGCTTCCTTCCAGGAGCCCCCAGGCAAACCTCAACCCCCTCTCACAGCAGTGAGGACCtgtctggagcagggaaggacccagcagtgccactgctgctgtgcagggctggaacCTCCATCCCTGAGGGGCCTcgctgggctggggcagtgaAAACCCAAATCTGAGCTGCACCAAAGGCCTGGCTGGAGTGGGACGGGGtgtggagctctcctgggcacGTGCCTGACCCACAGAGTCTCGGGTTCTGGTTGATAATTGCTGCcccgagatgtgcaggatgtctctgcttcgGCCCGCACagctgaagaacgagtctggactcttcacttttcagtcttgaggttgtttattaatccttatctataaaattttctttctgcccagccgagatctgctcagcagggcagccacaggcactctgtgttgtccttttatactacaaactacgtataacatatttacacttaattcccaatgcccatcacctatgttagacagtgcacttctactctaaaccaatcccaaagtgccaacatcactgcagaaaatagagaacaagaagaagaagaagaagaggaagaagaagaagaggaagaggaagaaaaagaggaagaagacgaagaagaagagaagaagaagaggaagaagaagaagaagaggaagaagaagaagaggaagaagaagaaaggctggacacacccaagtccctccatcttgtccccaaaacccccataccaaaaatcccaaaatctacattttcaccctgtgatcattttgttattacaccTTTCAAACCTGAGTGACTTTCAcatcctcatacaaagctggcaacttgctccaggggtcaaaatcaaatccccaggtgctctgggctgtgtgccagggtctctgagccccctgaaGGGGTTCTGGGCAACTGTGGACACCcggagggatgcactgagttccGACAACAGGGGTCCCCGTGCTCTCCCTGCGCTGTCCCTgcgctgtccctgctgccaccccgCGGGCACTCGAAGcggggctgctgcaggtgccaggaggTGCCAGCAGGTGCCAGCAAGGCCGCGGGCAGAGCCGAGCCCAGCGCAGCCCCGCGAGCAGCAGATGGTGCTGTTGCCCTGTAGGATgatgctgcagggacagcagaatCCCGAATCCCGAATCGGGAGAGCTGCGCCCATCTCAGGGCTCGGCCAGGGGAACCTGGATCCCAAAAATCCTTCTGCAGAccctctgcccctctccccagcGCTGCCACTGGAaacctgcagggctgtgtgctttgctggagcagcatccccatcccaagggtcccctgcatccctcccccagctgtcccatggcaaagagaatttattgtgtttttttagtgtcttttttttttttttttttttttttttttccttgcctgtAGAGACAATAATGAATAAATCCCGGGATAAAGGGGCAGGCAGTAAAACTTGGATGAGtttctgtgtccagttctgggttCCTCGGCACAACAATGACAAGGAGCTACTGGAGAGGGACAGCAAGGATCATTTGGGGTCTGGAGGTTCTCTCTGACAAGGAGAGActgtgggagctgtggcagTGTCACAGATGTATTTTCTatcctttccttaggactttttctcctgagaagctgtgaggcctcaggaacaaaatgtaaacaatgattatctgctgctgtggaatgcaacaggtgcatctgggattggtctcatgtggttgttgctaattaatggccaatcacagtcagctggcttggactctctgtcgGAGACcaaagcctttgttatcattaattcctttttctattcCTAGCTAGCctgctgatgaaatcctttcttctattcttttatatagttttaatgtaatatatataataaaataataaatcaagctttctgaagcatggagtcagatcctcgtctcttccctcgtcctcaaacccctgtgaacacggtgACAGCAGGGGACAGATTTAATGGCAATGTCCCAGAGGCGTTGCAGAATCCCCCCAAAGTGAGACCCCCATGCCAGGGTGAGTGTGTCCCCCGTGTCACACTGTCCCCTGTGGCACCAGGTGCAGCGGGAGGGCTTCAagcagagcaaggcagaggtgccactgccctgccagccccatggggaccttggggacagctccaggctgtgccctcagtctggctg encodes:
- the PIRT gene encoding phosphoinositide-interacting protein; the protein is MEEPARSPDGSEQCPQGRELMASSTGSTLCMSSSRSESVWTSSTPRSRWDIYRKPLVVVAVGVAIFLFGVVITSLACFLEEHKKVYKMSGPAFLSLGLMLLVCGLVWIPIIRKKQKQRQKSQFLQSLKSFFFNR